In Pochonia chlamydosporia 170 chromosome 3, whole genome shotgun sequence, the following are encoded in one genomic region:
- a CDS encoding PH domain-containing protein (similar to Metarhizium acridum CQMa 102 XP_007814661.1): protein MTSYIAKTAARKLLGKKLQEKFGQGDPYYEKVPGTKPNGEPSGKQVKQKRGLPPGLSDHDAKVLMRVRRRVHHLDWSLFTIFGVGFGWSTVIGIIPGIGDAIDGLMSLSVFRKCCKVEGGLPASVKLQMMVNVALDFIIGLVPGAEAIYRGNTRNALLLEDFLRERAEKSLRKTGHMPDRPPTDASHRDRRGMHREQSGANRNHRQYQDGISTPDESPEGRRSTRKRNDRR from the exons ATGACGTCTTACATTGCAAAGACAGCTGCCAGAAAACTTCTTGGTAAGAAGTTGCAAGAGAAGTTTGGTCAAGGG GACCCGTACTACGAAAAAGTTCCCGGCACAAAGCCAAATGGAGAGCCCAGTGGGAAGCAGGTGAAGCAGAAGCGAGGCTTGCCTCCTGGCCTATCCGACCACGATGCCAAAGTTTTGATGAGAGTAAGGAGAAGAGTCCACCATTTGGACTGGTCTTTGTTCACGATTTTCGGAGTCGGTTTTGGCTGGAGCACTGTAATTGGCATAATTCCTGG AATTGGAGATGCCATCGACGGATTGATGTCACTCTCAGTCTTCAGAAAATGCTGCAAGGTTGAGGGCGGCCTTCCCGCCTCGGTCAAGCTGCAAATGATGGTCAACGTCGCCCTGGACTTCATCATAGGATTGGTTCCTGGCGCCGAGGCAATCTACAGAGGCAATACAAGAAATGCACTTCTTCTCGAGGATTTCCTGAGAGAGAGAGCCGAAAAAAGTCTGCGCAAGACAGGCCACATGCCGGATCGCCCTCCTACAGATGCGAGCCATCGCGACCGCAGAGGGATGCACAGAGAACAGTCGGGCGCCAATCGGAATCATCGCCAATACCAAGACGGTATCAGCACCCCAGATGAGTCTCCGGAGGGACGGCGATCTACTAGGAAACGAAACGACCGGCGATAA